Proteins encoded in a region of the Zea mays cultivar B73 chromosome 4, Zm-B73-REFERENCE-NAM-5.0, whole genome shotgun sequence genome:
- the LOC100272455 gene encoding calmodulin — translation MGGKDLTEEQIASMREAFTLFDTDGDGRIAPTELGVLMRSLGGNPTQAQLRDIAAQEKLTAPFDFPRFLGLMRAHLRPEPFDRPLRDAFRVLDKDGSGTVAVADLRHVLTSIGEKLEVHEFDEWIREVDVAPDGTIRYDDFIRRIVAK, via the coding sequence ATGGGCGGCAAGGACCTGACAGAGGAGCAGATCGCCTCGATGCGGGAGGCCTTCACGCTGTTCGACACGGACGGGGACGGCCGCATCGCTCCCACGGAGCTGGGCGTCCTCATGCGCTCCCTCGGCGGGAACCCAACCCAGGCGCAGCTCCGGGACATCGCCGCGCAGGAGAAGCTCACGGCGCCCTTCGACTTCCCGCGCTTCCTCGGCCTCATGCGCGCCCACCTCAGGCCCGAGCCCTTCGACCGCCCGCTCCGCGACGCCTTCCGCGTCCTCGACAAGGACGGCTCCggcaccgtcgccgtcgccgaccTCCGCCACGTCCTCACCTCCATCGGAGAGAAGCTCGAGGTGCACGAGTTCGACGAGTGGATCCGCGAGGTCGACGTCGCGCCCGACGGCACCATCCGCTACGACGACTTCATCCGCCGCATCGTCGCCAAATGA